A single Actinomadura algeriensis DNA region contains:
- a CDS encoding rhamnulokinase, with translation MSEKVFAAADLGASSGRVMAARIGPGVLDLREVRRFPNRPVRVNGTLHWDVLGLYGNVLDGLRACPDDLASIGIDSWAVDYGLLDENGALLGNPVHYRDGRTDGVMERVRAEAGDDLLYRESGLQFLPFNTIYQLAADDLSRARTLLLIPDLLAFWMTGRRVAERTNASTTGLLDARTGRWSDTLLELAGVAPDVLAPLVDPGEVIDRMGPEAGDECGHRGTPVTAVGSHDTASAVVAVPASGRRFGYISCGTWSLVGVELDEPVLGAESRKANFTNEGGVDGTVRYLRNVMGLWLLQESMRTWGNPDLPALLAEAARVPGLRSLIDPDDPEFLPPGDMPSRIAAHCRRRGFPEPATRAETVRCIMDSLALAHRETLREAARLSGTDVEVVHLVGGGSRNELLCRLTADACGLPVVAGPVEATALGNVLVQARAHGMVGSLAEMRELVAATQQLRRYEPSAGTDRWNEAAERLR, from the coding sequence ATGAGCGAGAAGGTGTTCGCGGCCGCCGACCTCGGCGCGTCCAGCGGGCGGGTGATGGCCGCGCGCATCGGCCCGGGCGTCCTGGACCTGCGGGAGGTGCGGCGGTTCCCGAACCGGCCAGTGCGGGTGAACGGCACCCTGCACTGGGACGTCCTCGGGCTCTACGGCAACGTCCTGGACGGCCTGCGCGCGTGCCCGGACGACCTCGCGTCCATCGGCATCGACTCGTGGGCGGTCGACTACGGGCTCCTGGACGAGAACGGGGCGCTGCTCGGCAACCCGGTGCACTACCGCGACGGGCGCACCGACGGGGTCATGGAGCGGGTCCGCGCCGAGGCCGGCGACGACCTGCTCTACCGGGAGTCCGGCCTGCAGTTCCTCCCGTTCAACACGATCTACCAGCTGGCCGCCGACGACCTGTCCCGCGCGCGCACCCTGCTGCTGATCCCCGACCTGCTCGCCTTCTGGATGACCGGCAGGCGCGTCGCCGAACGGACGAACGCGTCCACCACGGGCCTGCTGGACGCGCGCACCGGCCGCTGGTCGGACACGCTGCTCGAACTCGCCGGGGTCGCCCCGGACGTCCTGGCGCCGCTGGTCGACCCGGGCGAGGTGATCGACCGGATGGGACCGGAGGCGGGCGACGAGTGCGGGCACCGCGGCACGCCCGTCACCGCCGTGGGCTCGCACGACACCGCGTCCGCGGTCGTCGCCGTCCCGGCGTCCGGCCGCCGGTTCGGGTACATCTCCTGCGGGACGTGGTCGCTGGTCGGCGTCGAACTGGACGAGCCCGTCCTCGGTGCGGAGAGCCGCAAGGCGAACTTCACCAACGAGGGCGGCGTGGACGGCACCGTCCGGTACCTGCGCAACGTGATGGGGCTGTGGCTGCTGCAGGAGTCGATGCGGACGTGGGGGAACCCCGACCTGCCCGCGCTCCTGGCCGAGGCCGCGCGGGTCCCGGGCCTGCGGTCCCTCATCGACCCCGACGACCCGGAGTTCCTCCCGCCGGGCGACATGCCGTCCCGCATCGCCGCGCACTGCCGCCGCCGCGGGTTCCCCGAGCCGGCCACCCGCGCCGAGACCGTCCGCTGCATCATGGACAGCCTCGCCCTCGCACACCGCGAGACCCTGCGCGAGGCCGCGCGGCTGTCGGGCACCGACGTCGAGGTGGTGCACCTCGTCGGCGGCGGGAGCCGGAACGAGCTGCTGTGCCGGTTGACGGCGGACGCGTGCGGGCTGCCCGTCGTGGCCGGTCCGGTCGAGGCGACCGCGCTGGGCAACGTCCTGGTGCAGGCGCGCGCGCACGGCATGGTCGGGAGCCTCGCCGAGATGCGCGAACTCGTCGCCGCGACGCAGCAGCTGCGGCGCTACGAGCCGTCCGCCGGCACCGATCGGTGGAACGAGGCGGCGGAGCGCCTCCGCTGA
- a CDS encoding fused DSP-PTPase phosphatase/NAD kinase-like protein: MRARRILGWTIAGYAAAWLGTSAAMLLLSERARAGVHRVPAPGVPKFARVDDRVWRGAAPTAEGVRWLRAEGVRTIVDLRTDDDPGPRAVAPAGVPVVSIPVRDGRVPSPGQVRRFLDVVEDARGPVFVHCGAGVGRTGSMVAAYLVGTGRAYADAAAVRSLAFGPPTLEQFAFMRGLDGPAARRPGRAVTAASRIADAPRRARARLRGNVTGGARFTHPRLTPGPLRRLIAIGHDGHQEGGPAAPGACRPALLTDRPIR, from the coding sequence GTGCGCGCGCGGCGAATCCTCGGCTGGACGATCGCGGGCTACGCGGCCGCGTGGCTCGGTACAAGCGCGGCGATGCTGCTGCTGAGCGAGCGCGCCCGCGCGGGCGTCCACCGGGTGCCCGCGCCGGGCGTCCCGAAGTTCGCCCGCGTCGACGACCGCGTGTGGCGCGGCGCCGCCCCGACCGCCGAAGGCGTCCGCTGGCTGCGCGCGGAGGGCGTCCGCACCATCGTCGACCTCCGCACCGACGATGACCCCGGGCCGCGCGCGGTCGCCCCCGCCGGTGTGCCGGTCGTGTCGATCCCGGTGCGGGACGGGCGGGTGCCGTCCCCCGGCCAGGTGCGGCGGTTCCTGGACGTGGTCGAGGACGCGCGGGGTCCGGTGTTCGTGCACTGCGGCGCGGGCGTGGGGCGGACCGGGTCGATGGTCGCGGCGTACCTCGTCGGCACGGGACGCGCCTACGCGGACGCCGCCGCGGTGCGCAGCCTCGCGTTCGGCCCGCCGACGCTGGAGCAGTTCGCGTTCATGCGGGGCCTGGACGGCCCGGCGGCACGGCGGCCGGGGCGCGCGGTGACGGCCGCCAGCCGGATCGCCGACGCGCCGCGCCGGGCGCGGGCGCGGCTGCGCGGGAATGTGACGGGCGGGGCACGGTTTACCCACCCCCGGTTGACACCGGGCCCCTTGCGACGCTTGATAGCTATTGGACACGATGGTCATCAAGAGGGCGGGCCCGCGGCTCCGGGGGCGTGTCGTCCCGCCTTATTGACTGATCGCCCGATAAGGTGA
- a CDS encoding helix-turn-helix transcriptional regulator, with protein MEGRAERDAGARPPGNAPLVGRRDALDGIGRALDGVEHGFGFLALIGEPGVGKTRLLGELADGTGARKLRCLAGRAAEFEQEMPFGAVVDALDDLLEESPPDLADAQLRLLGTVFPSLSDPAAEPAPPGGDPASRVARYQLHRTVRHLLERLAAPAGLVLILDDLHWADDATIELLDHLVRHPPRARVLVAAAYRPAQASPRLAALVDAAGPHGIRMPVDPLSHGEVEQFLGPEVSAARCESLFKASGGNPFYLEALARMGGDDAAVDGTDWRQGVAELTDVPAAVRTALQVELSALPPEALLLARGAAVAADFFEPALAAVAAELDEAAALAALDVLTAHDVVRAGSGGRFKFRHPLVRHVAYASTAAGWRLAAHERVAVRLAELGAPATVQAHHVVRSAQFGDRRAVATLVEAARSVGPQAPGTAAYWLNAALRLLPDEPPGTGDGTAAGPDRTELLLELVHVQAVSGHAEEGRETARTLLALLPETDTLRRARTVQLCAVMDRQMGRIHEARALVLDELRRLPDRQTPEAVLLRIRLVADRIQKIDTRGSQAVLDTIPESAPEWGPGLTAAVASMRPMVSHARGETAEAIAYARAADERFSAASDTDFADCLDCITWLVWAELFLGMYDSALRHVDRLVAIARRTGQLYILGYMLAGRARALGLLGRLEEAAAAADEAASVGRDLRSPEVIAYGATQRCLVASWSGDHERALAAGAEAVSCDTGSGEWWTHMSPIARALAMINAGTLEEGAAALVAGCSAGTGGLDFGTLTACAEALAGVRAVQDDAGDAATWAGIAEELANPALDGDVGLARLARAHALRLTDPARAADVAGEAAALLAAAGRRPEAGRAELAAGIAHAAAGDRPAALERLRAAAEIFGACGMRDLHAQSVREQRRLGVRVPAPRRGDGARTGKGGKGGKGGRSGKSGEDSPFGLSPRELEIAGLVAEGCSNQQIAERLYLSVRTVETHLTRVFAKIGVTSRVGVATAMQRTG; from the coding sequence ATGGAGGGTCGTGCCGAGCGCGACGCCGGTGCCCGCCCGCCCGGCAACGCTCCGCTGGTAGGGCGGCGGGACGCGCTGGACGGGATCGGCCGCGCGCTGGACGGCGTCGAGCACGGGTTCGGGTTCCTGGCGCTGATCGGCGAGCCGGGCGTCGGCAAGACGCGGCTGCTGGGCGAGCTGGCCGACGGGACCGGGGCGCGCAAGCTGCGGTGCCTGGCCGGCCGGGCCGCCGAGTTCGAGCAGGAGATGCCGTTCGGCGCGGTCGTGGACGCCCTCGACGACCTGCTGGAGGAGTCGCCCCCCGACCTCGCGGACGCGCAGCTGCGGCTGCTCGGCACCGTGTTCCCGTCGCTGTCGGACCCGGCGGCCGAACCGGCGCCGCCCGGCGGCGACCCGGCGTCCCGGGTCGCCCGGTACCAGCTGCACCGGACCGTCCGGCATCTGCTGGAGCGGCTCGCGGCGCCGGCCGGGCTGGTGCTGATCCTGGACGACCTGCACTGGGCCGACGACGCGACGATCGAGCTGCTGGACCATCTCGTCCGGCATCCGCCGCGCGCCCGGGTGCTGGTCGCGGCGGCCTACCGGCCCGCGCAGGCGTCGCCGCGGCTGGCGGCCCTGGTGGACGCGGCCGGGCCGCACGGCATCCGGATGCCGGTCGACCCGCTCTCCCACGGCGAGGTCGAGCAGTTCCTCGGCCCCGAGGTGAGCGCGGCGCGGTGCGAGTCGCTGTTCAAGGCCAGCGGCGGCAACCCCTTCTACCTCGAGGCGCTGGCCAGGATGGGCGGCGACGACGCCGCGGTCGACGGGACCGACTGGCGCCAGGGCGTCGCGGAGCTGACCGACGTGCCGGCGGCCGTCCGGACGGCGCTGCAGGTCGAGCTGAGCGCGCTGCCGCCGGAGGCGCTGCTCCTGGCGCGCGGCGCGGCCGTCGCCGCCGACTTCTTCGAGCCCGCGCTGGCGGCGGTGGCCGCCGAGCTGGACGAGGCCGCCGCGCTGGCCGCGCTGGACGTGCTGACCGCGCACGACGTGGTGCGCGCCGGGTCGGGCGGGCGGTTCAAGTTCCGGCACCCGCTGGTGCGGCACGTGGCGTACGCGTCGACGGCGGCGGGGTGGCGGCTCGCGGCGCACGAGCGGGTCGCGGTGCGGCTGGCGGAGCTGGGCGCGCCCGCCACGGTGCAGGCGCACCACGTGGTGCGGTCGGCGCAGTTCGGGGACCGGCGGGCGGTCGCGACGCTGGTGGAGGCGGCGCGCTCGGTCGGCCCGCAGGCCCCCGGCACCGCCGCGTACTGGCTGAACGCCGCACTGCGGCTGCTGCCGGACGAACCGCCGGGCACGGGCGACGGTACGGCCGCGGGCCCGGACCGCACCGAGCTGCTGCTGGAGCTCGTGCACGTGCAGGCCGTCAGCGGCCACGCCGAGGAGGGCCGGGAGACCGCGCGGACGCTGCTGGCGCTGCTGCCCGAGACCGACACCCTCCGCCGCGCGCGGACCGTCCAGCTGTGCGCGGTCATGGACCGGCAGATGGGCCGCATCCACGAGGCGCGCGCGCTGGTGCTGGACGAGCTGCGCCGCCTTCCCGACCGGCAGACGCCCGAGGCGGTGCTGCTGCGGATCCGGCTGGTCGCCGACCGCATCCAGAAGATCGACACGCGCGGGTCGCAGGCCGTCCTGGACACCATTCCCGAGAGCGCGCCCGAGTGGGGCCCGGGGCTGACGGCGGCGGTCGCGTCGATGCGGCCGATGGTGTCGCACGCGCGCGGCGAGACCGCCGAGGCGATCGCGTACGCGCGGGCGGCCGACGAGCGGTTCTCCGCCGCGTCCGACACCGACTTCGCCGACTGCCTCGACTGCATCACCTGGCTGGTGTGGGCCGAGCTGTTCCTCGGCATGTACGACAGCGCGCTGCGGCACGTCGACCGGCTCGTCGCGATCGCGCGGCGGACCGGGCAGCTGTACATCCTCGGCTACATGCTGGCCGGACGGGCGCGCGCGCTGGGCCTGCTCGGACGGCTCGAGGAGGCCGCGGCCGCCGCGGACGAGGCCGCCTCCGTGGGCCGCGACCTGCGCTCCCCCGAGGTGATCGCCTACGGGGCGACGCAGCGGTGCCTGGTCGCGAGCTGGTCGGGCGACCACGAGCGGGCGCTGGCCGCCGGGGCGGAGGCCGTCTCGTGCGACACCGGGTCGGGCGAGTGGTGGACGCACATGTCGCCGATCGCCCGCGCGCTCGCGATGATCAACGCGGGGACCCTCGAGGAGGGCGCGGCCGCGCTGGTCGCGGGCTGCTCGGCCGGCACCGGCGGGCTCGACTTCGGCACGCTGACGGCGTGCGCCGAGGCGCTGGCGGGCGTCCGCGCGGTGCAGGACGACGCCGGGGACGCCGCGACCTGGGCGGGCATCGCCGAGGAGCTGGCCAACCCGGCGCTGGACGGCGACGTCGGCCTCGCCCGGCTCGCCCGCGCCCACGCGCTGCGCCTCACCGACCCCGCGCGCGCGGCCGACGTCGCCGGGGAGGCGGCCGCGCTGCTGGCGGCGGCGGGCCGCCGCCCGGAGGCGGGCCGCGCCGAGCTGGCCGCCGGGATCGCGCACGCCGCCGCCGGGGACCGCCCGGCCGCGCTGGAGCGGCTGCGCGCGGCCGCGGAGATCTTCGGCGCCTGCGGGATGCGGGACCTGCACGCGCAGAGCGTCCGGGAGCAGCGGCGGCTCGGGGTGCGGGTGCCGGCGCCCCGGCGCGGCGACGGCGCGCGGACCGGGAAGGGCGGGAAGGGCGGGAAGGGCGGCAGGTCCGGGAAGTCCGGCGAGGACTCGCCGTTCGGGCTGTCGCCGCGCGAGCTGGAGATCGCCGGGCTGGTCGCCGAGGGCTGCAGCAACCAGCAGATCGCCGAGCGGCTGTACCTCAGCGTCCGGACGGTCGAGACGCACCTGACCCGCGTCTTCGCGAAGATCGGCGTCACGTCCCGGGTCGGGGTGGCGACCGCGATGCAGCGCACGGGCTGA
- a CDS encoding alpha/beta hydrolase → MTTIKPVDADGIARFTHAGVTDAEVTAHPFATADGLGLTLTRFRRRGAVHAGTDAVLLVHGLTTSSDMFVMPEHANLVNELHDAGFGDVWALDFRMSARLPYNAETHRHTLDDVAHWDHPAALAEMRRHIGDGARVHVITHCLGAITFSMSLFAGTVTGITSMVCNSVSLTPRTPPWAKVKLKYGPPLMEYVLGPSYIDPRYGKSPVLTRGWMLAKAVAPFHRECDEPACHMLSFMWGGGRPIFTHDNMSPVTHGRLTDLFGACNVHYYRHIHKMVDAGRAVRYAPRDPRHAALPVDYLAGAAEVTTPILFLTGDRNHVFTDSNIVCHRTLESIVPGVHELEILPGYGHQDPFMGKASHAEVFPRVLDFLKRKAG, encoded by the coding sequence ATGACAACGATCAAGCCGGTCGACGCCGACGGGATCGCGCGCTTCACGCACGCCGGCGTCACGGACGCCGAGGTGACCGCGCATCCGTTCGCCACCGCCGACGGGCTCGGCCTGACGCTGACCCGGTTCCGCCGCCGCGGCGCCGTCCACGCCGGCACCGACGCCGTCCTGCTGGTGCACGGTCTGACGACGTCCAGCGACATGTTCGTCATGCCCGAGCACGCGAACCTGGTGAACGAGCTGCACGACGCCGGGTTCGGGGACGTGTGGGCGCTGGACTTCCGGATGAGCGCGCGGCTCCCCTACAACGCGGAGACCCACCGCCACACCCTCGACGACGTCGCCCACTGGGACCACCCGGCGGCCCTCGCGGAGATGCGCCGCCACATCGGCGACGGCGCCCGCGTCCACGTCATCACGCACTGCCTCGGGGCGATCACGTTCTCGATGTCGCTGTTCGCCGGTACGGTCACGGGGATCACCAGCATGGTGTGCAACAGCGTCTCGCTGACGCCCCGCACGCCGCCGTGGGCGAAGGTGAAGCTGAAGTACGGGCCGCCGCTGATGGAGTACGTCCTCGGCCCGTCCTACATCGACCCCCGGTACGGGAAGTCGCCCGTGCTGACCCGCGGCTGGATGCTCGCGAAGGCCGTCGCCCCGTTCCACCGCGAATGCGACGAACCGGCCTGCCACATGCTGTCGTTCATGTGGGGCGGCGGGCGGCCGATCTTCACGCACGACAACATGTCGCCCGTCACGCACGGCCGGCTGACCGACCTGTTCGGTGCCTGCAACGTCCACTACTACCGGCACATCCACAAGATGGTGGACGCCGGACGCGCGGTGCGGTACGCCCCGCGCGACCCGCGGCACGCCGCCCTGCCCGTCGACTATCTGGCGGGCGCCGCCGAGGTGACGACGCCGATCCTGTTCCTCACCGGAGACCGCAACCACGTGTTCACCGACTCCAACATCGTCTGCCACCGCACGCTGGAATCGATCGTGCCCGGCGTGCACGAGCTGGAGATCCTTCCCGGCTACGGCCACCAGGACCCGTTCATGGGCAAGGCGTCCCACGCCGAGGTGTTCCCGCGCGTCCTGGACTTCCTCAAGCGGAAGGCGGGCTGA
- a CDS encoding GMC oxidoreductase, with protein sequence MGARTADEHVDAVVVGSGFGGSVAAYRLAEAGRSVVLLERGRPYPPGSFPRSPAQMGRAFWDPAAGLYGMYDVWSFKGCDSVVSAGLGGGSLIYANVLLRKDEHWFVDEQPMPGGGYESWPVSRADLDPHYDAVERMMGATPYPLDHAPFNDTPKTHAMQDAAAELGLRCELPPLAVSFAGRPGGTPGVGLPIADPSYGNLHGVRRRTCKLCGECDIGCNEGSKNSLDHNYLSAAAHHGADIRTAREVKAIRPRPGGGYEVDYVHHADLTAGRRARQQPVETITCDRLILGAGTYGTTFLLLKSRTAFPGLSGALGSRFSGNGDLLTFLLNARDRERVRPLDASRGPVITSAIRLPDDLDGAPGAGRGAYIEEGGYPGFADWIVHGYDVGDAVERAVRFLWDRFVEFFKDAPDTNLSKEISDLIGDGALTVSSLPLLGMGRDTADGRLHLRDGRLAADWTSETSEEHFTRVRKTMQGIADVLGAEYADNPMWFRKRIVTVHPLGGAPMADHPGRGVCDAFGEVHGFPGLYIADGAAMPGPVGPNPSLTIAAHADRMATRLLEGASRVPSAPGGAGATGTVAGATAGGTTGGTAGIPVPVHTGAEPAGGSAGSPDRAGKGAACAPESGSRGGLRGPSAAVSGRTPPARPPSPGPSAPEPTSLSFTETMKGFVTYGVADPRAGASDAGREPLSFRLTITADDVDRFLAEPDHEARAEGWVDAAARGGRRPVLRGRFNLFSPTGDEDRRLMKYRLYFTDGEDRGRTLTGHKNVLHGPPTRIWPDTSTLYVRLLDGHVPEDAEGDAAVVAAGVLHIGLSDFAEQLTTFRTSGPDGAAKLLDFARFFAGELWEVYGPESD encoded by the coding sequence ATGGGTGCGCGGACGGCGGACGAGCACGTCGACGCGGTCGTCGTCGGATCGGGGTTCGGCGGGTCGGTCGCGGCGTACCGGCTGGCCGAGGCGGGCCGGTCGGTGGTGCTGCTGGAGCGCGGGCGGCCGTACCCGCCGGGCAGCTTCCCCCGCTCCCCCGCCCAGATGGGACGCGCGTTCTGGGACCCCGCCGCCGGCCTGTACGGCATGTACGACGTGTGGAGCTTCAAGGGCTGCGACTCGGTCGTGTCGGCGGGCCTCGGCGGCGGGTCGCTGATCTACGCGAACGTCCTGCTGCGCAAGGACGAGCACTGGTTCGTCGACGAGCAGCCGATGCCGGGCGGCGGGTACGAGTCGTGGCCGGTCTCCCGCGCCGACCTCGACCCGCACTACGACGCCGTCGAGCGGATGATGGGCGCGACGCCGTACCCGCTCGACCACGCGCCGTTCAACGACACCCCGAAGACGCACGCGATGCAGGACGCCGCGGCCGAGCTGGGGCTGCGCTGCGAGCTGCCGCCCCTCGCGGTCAGCTTCGCCGGCCGGCCGGGCGGGACGCCCGGCGTCGGCCTGCCGATCGCCGACCCGTCCTACGGCAACCTGCACGGCGTGCGCCGCCGCACCTGCAAGCTGTGCGGCGAGTGCGACATCGGCTGCAACGAGGGCTCCAAGAACAGCCTCGACCACAACTATCTGTCGGCGGCCGCGCACCACGGCGCCGACATCCGCACCGCCCGCGAGGTGAAGGCGATCCGGCCGCGTCCGGGCGGCGGCTACGAGGTCGACTACGTCCACCACGCCGACCTGACCGCCGGGCGCCGGGCGCGGCAGCAGCCCGTCGAGACGATCACCTGCGACCGGCTGATCCTGGGCGCCGGCACCTACGGGACGACGTTCCTGCTGCTGAAGTCGCGGACGGCGTTCCCCGGGCTGAGCGGCGCGCTCGGCTCCCGGTTCAGCGGCAACGGCGACCTGCTGACGTTCCTGCTGAACGCCCGCGACCGCGAGCGCGTCCGCCCGCTGGACGCCTCCCGCGGCCCGGTGATCACCAGCGCGATCCGGCTGCCGGACGACCTGGACGGCGCCCCCGGCGCGGGCCGCGGCGCCTACATCGAGGAGGGCGGCTACCCGGGGTTCGCCGACTGGATCGTGCACGGCTACGACGTGGGCGACGCGGTCGAGCGGGCGGTGCGGTTCCTGTGGGACCGGTTCGTCGAGTTCTTCAAGGACGCACCCGACACGAACCTGTCGAAGGAGATCTCGGACCTGATCGGGGACGGCGCGCTGACGGTCAGCTCGCTGCCGCTGCTCGGGATGGGCCGCGACACCGCCGACGGGCGGCTGCACCTGCGGGACGGGCGCCTCGCCGCCGACTGGACGAGCGAGACGAGCGAGGAGCACTTCACGCGCGTCCGCAAGACCATGCAGGGCATCGCGGACGTGCTGGGCGCCGAGTACGCCGACAACCCGATGTGGTTCCGCAAGCGGATCGTCACCGTGCATCCGCTGGGCGGCGCCCCGATGGCCGACCATCCGGGGCGGGGCGTCTGCGACGCCTTCGGGGAGGTGCACGGTTTCCCGGGCCTGTACATCGCCGACGGGGCGGCGATGCCGGGCCCGGTGGGGCCCAACCCCTCCCTCACGATCGCCGCGCACGCCGATCGCATGGCGACGCGGCTGCTGGAGGGGGCGAGCCGCGTCCCGTCCGCGCCGGGGGGCGCGGGCGCGACGGGGACCGTGGCGGGGGCCACGGCGGGGGGCACGACGGGGGGCACGGCGGGGATCCCCGTTCCGGTCCACACGGGGGCCGAGCCGGCCGGGGGGTCGGCCGGCTCGCCGGATCGGGCGGGGAAAGGTGCGGCGTGCGCGCCGGAGTCGGGGAGCCGCGGCGGTCTCAGGGGACCGTCCGCCGCGGTGTCCGGCCGCACGCCGCCCGCCCGGCCGCCGTCGCCCGGGCCGTCCGCGCCAGAGCCGACCTCGCTGTCGTTCACCGAGACGATGAAGGGGTTCGTCACCTACGGCGTCGCCGACCCGCGCGCCGGGGCGTCCGACGCCGGGCGCGAGCCGCTGTCGTTCCGGCTGACGATCACCGCCGACGACGTCGACCGGTTCCTGGCCGAGCCCGACCACGAGGCGCGGGCGGAGGGCTGGGTGGACGCCGCCGCGCGCGGCGGCCGCCGTCCCGTCCTGCGGGGCCGGTTCAACCTCTTCTCGCCGACCGGCGACGAGGACCGGCGGCTGATGAAGTACCGGCTGTACTTCACCGACGGCGAGGACCGCGGGCGCACGCTCACCGGCCACAAGAACGTGCTGCACGGGCCGCCGACGCGGATCTGGCCCGACACCTCGACGCTGTACGTGCGGCTGCTGGACGGGCACGTCCCCGAGGACGCCGAGGGGGACGCGGCGGTCGTCGCGGCGGGCGTCCTGCACATCGGGCTGAGCGACTTCGCGGAGCAGCTCACCACGTTCCGGACGTCCGGTCCGGACGGCGCCGCGAAGCTGCTGGACTTCGCCCGGTTCTTCGCCGGGGAACTGTGGGAGGTGTACGGCCCCGAGTCCGATTAG
- a CDS encoding SRPBCC family protein: MPQEIEVAATTTAAPEALFRHLAVPEAWGAWGKFPTRARQARKGDTTTYGVGCVKRIWPAKEQTVAYEPYSRFSYIALSGLPVRRYRSDVHLEEPEDGTGTYLRWHATFEPLVPGTGPLLTFFFRLMLKSFVRWLPDHAENCPAACPARDAGDL, encoded by the coding sequence ATGCCGCAGGAGATCGAGGTCGCCGCCACCACGACCGCCGCGCCGGAGGCGCTGTTCCGGCACCTGGCCGTCCCCGAGGCGTGGGGCGCCTGGGGGAAGTTCCCGACGCGCGCCCGCCAGGCCCGCAAGGGCGACACCACGACGTACGGGGTCGGGTGCGTCAAGCGGATCTGGCCCGCCAAGGAGCAGACGGTCGCGTACGAGCCGTACTCCCGTTTCTCCTACATCGCGCTGTCGGGGCTGCCCGTCCGCCGCTACCGCTCGGACGTCCACCTCGAGGAACCCGAGGACGGCACCGGCACGTACCTGCGGTGGCACGCGACGTTCGAGCCGCTCGTCCCCGGCACCGGGCCGCTCCTGACGTTCTTCTTCCGGCTGATGCTGAAGTCGTTCGTCCGGTGGCTGCCCGACCACGCCGAGAACTGCCCGGCGGCCTGCCCCGCCCGCGACGCGGGCGACCTGTAG
- a CDS encoding nucleotidyl cyclase domain-containing protein, whose translation MRGNETTARLDYRLLLAVDIQGYSKRDARDQLAAQHQLAGALDRAAHGIGLDRARWDKQVGGDGELATLPVGTDPAPVAGGFAIGLADALAEVNRGPGRHRLRVRLALHYGTLTEGPFGPAGDAPIVVQRLLDASPLRRLLDDDARDLAYVVSDSLYEDVVQTGFCALAPGAFQPMKITAKGTAFRGHLLTRVPADAAPAARDGTGTGGTGGTGGTGAAPPGRPHGRARSLPALAVR comes from the coding sequence ATGAGGGGAAACGAGACGACGGCACGGCTCGACTACCGCCTCCTGCTGGCGGTCGACATACAGGGGTACAGCAAACGCGACGCCCGCGACCAGCTCGCCGCGCAGCACCAGCTCGCGGGCGCGCTGGACCGCGCGGCGCACGGCATCGGGCTCGACCGGGCCCGCTGGGACAAACAGGTCGGCGGGGACGGCGAACTGGCCACGCTGCCGGTCGGCACCGACCCGGCGCCGGTCGCCGGCGGCTTCGCGATCGGGCTGGCCGACGCCCTGGCGGAGGTGAACCGCGGACCCGGACGGCACCGGCTGCGGGTGCGGCTCGCGCTGCACTACGGGACCCTGACCGAGGGCCCGTTCGGACCGGCGGGCGACGCGCCCATCGTCGTCCAGCGCCTGCTGGACGCGTCGCCGCTGCGGCGCCTGCTGGACGACGACGCCCGCGACCTGGCCTACGTGGTGTCCGATTCCCTCTACGAGGACGTCGTCCAGACGGGATTCTGCGCGCTGGCGCCGGGCGCGTTCCAGCCGATGAAGATCACCGCGAAGGGGACGGCGTTCCGCGGCCATCTGCTGACCCGCGTCCCCGCGGACGCCGCGCCGGCCGCCCGCGACGGGACCGGCACGGGCGGGACGGGCGGGACGGGCGGGACGGGCGCGGCCCCGCCGGGCAGGCCGCACGGGCGGGCGCGGAGCCTTCCCGCGCTGGCCGTCCGCTGA
- a CDS encoding ABC transporter permease, translating to MTALHVPAVPEIPQGPLGRLRWAAADGWTLTRRALTHWVKRPDQMVMGLAFPVMVVLMMGYLFGGQMEVPGGDYREFIIPGMFAMTMVFGVEATFTAVAADAAKGVSDRFRAMPMAPSAVVVGRGAADLVDSLAAITVMALCGLVMGWRVHDGIVPALVGLGLLLLLRFALIWVGVYLGLIAKGPESVMMIQILVWPIGFLSSAMVAPSTMPGWLGTIAEWNPMSATVTACRDLFGDPALAALAGDSWASDNALLLAVAWPLAITAVFFPLAVRRYRAIGR from the coding sequence GTGACCGCGTTGCACGTGCCGGCCGTCCCGGAGATCCCGCAGGGCCCGCTGGGGCGGCTGCGCTGGGCGGCGGCCGACGGCTGGACGCTGACCCGGCGGGCGCTCACGCACTGGGTGAAACGTCCCGACCAGATGGTCATGGGACTGGCGTTCCCGGTGATGGTCGTGCTGATGATGGGCTACCTGTTCGGCGGCCAGATGGAGGTCCCGGGCGGTGACTACCGGGAGTTCATCATCCCGGGGATGTTCGCCATGACCATGGTGTTCGGGGTGGAGGCCACGTTCACCGCGGTCGCCGCCGACGCCGCCAAGGGCGTCTCCGACCGGTTCCGGGCGATGCCGATGGCGCCGTCGGCGGTCGTGGTCGGGCGTGGCGCCGCCGACCTGGTCGACTCCCTCGCGGCGATCACCGTCATGGCGCTGTGCGGGCTCGTGATGGGCTGGCGGGTGCACGACGGGATCGTCCCGGCGCTGGTCGGCCTCGGCCTGCTGCTGCTCCTGCGGTTCGCGCTGATCTGGGTCGGCGTCTACCTGGGGCTGATCGCCAAGGGGCCGGAGTCGGTCATGATGATCCAGATCCTGGTGTGGCCGATCGGGTTCCTGTCGAGCGCGATGGTCGCGCCCAGCACCATGCCGGGCTGGCTCGGGACGATCGCCGAGTGGAACCCCATGTCGGCGACCGTCACCGCCTGCCGCGACCTGTTCGGCGATCCCGCGCTGGCCGCGCTGGCCGGTGACTCGTGGGCGTCGGACAACGCGCTGCTGCTCGCGGTCGCGTGGCCGCTGGCGATCACGGCGGTGTTCTTCCCGCTGGCCGTCCGCCGCTACCGCGCGATCGGCCGCTAG